The Sphingopyxis fribergensis genome contains a region encoding:
- a CDS encoding N-formylglutamate amidohydrolase, translating to MPSRTIPPAAIAVNRPAASGPVVVSVPHAGRIYPPEILAAARVNRQNLERLEDSWCDLIAAGAADAGATVVHALWARAVADLNRGEGQMAPGEVAMPLRAQFSAPGRKERAGLGVVPTRLADCGPLWKRPIDREGLEWRLESFHRPYHAALANALTAVRHRFGHAILIDLHSMPSIPPGQPGYGARIIVGDRFGETAGDWLVDRAMASSVRLGEVVTRNQPYAGGHIIRTHGRPGEGIHAVQIEIDRSLYLTPDRSPDSARVAWLARWFSELVSDLGQMRPEAEIFPQAAE from the coding sequence ATGCCGTCCCGCACCATCCCGCCTGCTGCCATCGCTGTCAACCGGCCCGCGGCGAGTGGGCCCGTCGTCGTGTCGGTGCCGCACGCGGGGCGCATCTACCCGCCCGAGATATTGGCAGCAGCGCGGGTCAACCGCCAGAACCTCGAACGACTCGAAGACAGTTGGTGCGACCTGATTGCGGCCGGCGCCGCCGACGCGGGCGCAACGGTCGTTCATGCGCTGTGGGCGCGCGCCGTTGCCGACCTCAATCGCGGCGAAGGGCAGATGGCGCCGGGCGAGGTGGCGATGCCGCTCCGGGCGCAATTTTCTGCGCCGGGACGGAAGGAACGGGCGGGGCTTGGCGTGGTGCCGACGCGGCTTGCCGACTGCGGGCCGCTTTGGAAGCGTCCGATCGACAGGGAGGGGCTGGAGTGGCGCCTCGAATCCTTCCATCGGCCGTATCACGCGGCCCTCGCGAATGCGTTGACCGCGGTGCGCCATCGATTTGGCCATGCGATTTTAATCGATCTTCATTCGATGCCGTCGATTCCGCCGGGCCAGCCGGGGTATGGCGCGCGAATCATCGTCGGCGATCGTTTTGGCGAAACCGCGGGCGATTGGCTGGTCGATCGGGCTATGGCATCTTCGGTTCGCTTAGGTGAAGTCGTGACGCGCAATCAGCCTTACGCCGGTGGGCACATCATCCGTACGCACGGCCGTCCCGGTGAGGGCATCCATGCCGTTCAGATCGAAATCGACCGCAGCCTCTATCTGACTCCCGACCGATCGCCGGATTCGGCGCGTGTTGCTTGGCTGGCGCGCTGGTTTTCTGAACTTGTCAGCGATTTGGGGCAGATGCGGCCCGAAGCCGAAATATTCCCGCAAGCCGCTGAATAA